In Stomoxys calcitrans chromosome 2, idStoCalc2.1, whole genome shotgun sequence, the following proteins share a genomic window:
- the LOC106095695 gene encoding uncharacterized protein LOC106095695: protein MQNMKRELLCVVILLSSSHVLGDTKLLHSLNISDDLGERIEKISLENFDSTQEELTIQGQYKQKFISSNENNPNLQLVTIYIADKNGYHVRYKLLSDNGEEYVSVPELSVSSLKSLGG from the exons ATGCAAAATATGAAACGTGAA CTACTATGTGTGGTTATATTGCTGAGTTCTTCTCATGTATTGGGCGATACCAAATTATTGCATAGTTTAAA CATCTCAGATGACTTGGGTGAGCGCATTGAAAAAATATCCCTCGAAAATTTCGATTCAACTCAAGAAGAATTGACAATCCAAGgacaatataaacaaaaattcatttcgtCTAATGAAAACAATCCAAATTTGCAACTGGTTACAATTTATATAGCCGATAAAAATGGCTATCATGTTCGGTACAAATTGTTATCCGATAATGGTGAAGAATATGTATCCGTTCCGGAATTGAGTGTATCATCGCTGAAGAGTCTTGGGGGTTAA